One genomic region from Sander lucioperca isolate FBNREF2018 chromosome 3, SLUC_FBN_1.2, whole genome shotgun sequence encodes:
- the saa gene encoding LOW QUALITY PROTEIN: serum amyloid A (The sequence of the model RefSeq protein was modified relative to this genomic sequence to represent the inferred CDS: deleted 2 bases in 1 codon), translating to MKLLLAGIVLILIIVETNAQWYNFPREAFQGAGDMWRAYSDMREANWKNSDKYFHARGNSDAASRGAGGRWAAEVISNAREWVQERTGHGAEDSAADQKANEHGRNGGDPNDYRLLGLPEKY from the exons ATGAAGTTGCTTCTAGCAGGAATTGTTCTGATTCTAATCATA GTGGAAACCAATGCCCAGTGGTACAACTTTCCTCGTGAAGCCTTTCAAG GAGCTGGTGATATGTGGCGAGCATACAGTGATATGAGGGAGGCCAACTGGAAAAACTCAGACAAATACTTTCATGCCAGAGGAAACAGTGATGCTGCCAGCAGAGGAGCAGGGGGAAGATGGGCAGCTGAGGTTATCAG TAATGCCAGAGAGTGGGTGCAGGAAAGAACTGGTCATGGTGCTGAGGACTCTGCTGCTGATCAGAAGGCAAACGAGCATGGGCGCAACGGAGGAGATCCCAACGATTACAGGCTACTGGGACTTCCTGAAAAATATTAG